One window of Lacerta agilis isolate rLacAgi1 chromosome 14, rLacAgi1.pri, whole genome shotgun sequence genomic DNA carries:
- the HGSNAT gene encoding heparan-alpha-glucosaminide N-acetyltransferase: MASLRPGGWGQRACTLGGPLLALLMLGLAQPHHTPHHDTSRRQPWDLKIDQALLQIHNELLGENLTISWISDYCYQCLPQELISVPINKTPEEHSVSAAAVDSQHAVTLLVRNTKDNKEICRLHYHFGEFGNYSLVVGSLHGSIPKISCNITVNQSPSNSYLPIFFAFLIYMGFFSILALGQVCVNIEPVRNWLYKKMNPTETDRLINSELGSPSRADSAGGDLPAGLWSSASSLQRLRSLDTFRGLALIIMVFVNYGGGKYWFFKHQSWNGLTVADLVFPWFVFIMGTSISLSLSSMLRRGRSKWQLLGKVLWRSIVLFLLGVIVVNPNYCLGPLSWGNLRIPGVLQRLGCTYLVVAVLELLFATPVPENSALEAPYSALQDILPYWPQWLFMMTLEVVWLCLTFLLNVPGCPTGYLGPGGIGNFGMYPNCTGGAAAYIDQLLLGEKHIYQHPSSNVLYLTTVAFDPEGILGTINSVVMAFFGLQAGKILMFYKNQHRQIMLRFCVWSIVMGVISVVLTKGTKDQGFVPVNKNLWSISYVTTLSCFAFVLLLLVYYLVDVKKVWSGAPFFYPGMNSILVYVGHEIFENYFPFKWKMQDTQSHSEHLAQNLTATSLWVIIAYILYRKRIFWKI; the protein is encoded by the exons ATGGCATCGCTGAGGCCGGGCGGATGGGGCCAGCGGGCCTGCACCCTCGGCGGGCCGCTCTTGGCGTTGCTCATGCTGGGCTTGGCGCAGCCCCACCACACGCCCCACCACG ACACATCCAGAAGACAACCCTGGGATCTGAAAATTGACCAGGCTTTGCTACAAATTCATAATGAGTTGCTTGGTGAGAACTTAACCATCTCCTGGATCTCCGATTATTGCTACCAG TGCTTGCCTCAGGAACTAATTTCTGTCCCCATCAACAAAACACCTGAAGAGCATAGTGTTAGCGCTGCTGCTGTGGATTCTCAGCATGCGGTCACCCTGCTGGTCAGGAACACTAAAGACAACAAAGAAATTTGCAG GTTACATTATCATTTTGGAGAATTTGGAAACTATTCCCTAGTGGTTGGGAGTCTCCATGGCAGCATCCCGAAGATTTCATGCAATATAACTGTCAATCAAAGTCCTTCCAACAGCTACCTCC CGATTTTTTTTGCGTTTCTCATCTACATGGGATTCTTCTCTATTCTGGCATTGGGACAGGTTTGTGTGAA CATTGAACCAGTCAGAAACTGGCTTTACAAGAAGATGAACCCTACAGAAACTGATCGACTAATTAATTCA GAGCTTGGATCCCCAAGCAGAGCAGATTCTGCTGGTGGCGATTTGCCGGCCGGGTTATGGAGTTCCGCTTCCTCCCTGCAGAGGCTTCGTTCCCTGGACACGTTTAGAGG GTTGGCCCTTATAATTATGGTCTTTGTGAATTATGGTGGAGGAAAGTACTGGTTCTTCAAGCATCAGAGCTGGAATG GACTAACCGTAGCAGACCTTGTCTTTCCATG GTTTGTGTTCATCATGGGCACCTCCATTTCGCTGTCGCTGAGTTCCATGTTGAGAAGGGGACGTTCCAAATGGCAGCTGCTGGGAAAAGTCCTGTGGAGAAGCATCGTCTTGTTTTTATTAGGGGTCATAGTTGTGAACCCAAATTACTGCCTTGGGCCAT TGTCCTGGGGCAACCTCCGAATTCCAGGTGTGCTTCAGAGACTAGGCTGCACATACCTTGTGGTTGCTGTGCTTGAGCTCCTCTTTGCCACACCTGTGCCTGAGAACAGTGCTCTG GAAGCTCCATACTCTGCTCTCCAAGATATTCTTCCATATTGGCCCCAGTGGCTTTTCATGATGACGCTTGAAGTAGTCTGGCTGTGCCTCACCTTCCTGCTAAACGTACCTGGGTGTCCAAC AGGTTACCTTGGCCCTGGAGGCATTGGAAATTTTGGAATGTACCCCAACTGTACTGGAGGAGCAGCTGCTTATATTGATCAATTGCTTCTAGGAGAAAAACACATCTACCAACACCCATCTTCTAAC GTTCTTTACCTGACTACAGTAGCCTTTGACCCTGAAGGAATTTTGGGAACAATCAATTCTGTTGTCATGGCATTTTTTGGACTTCAG gcAGGAAAAATTCTCATGTTCTACAAAAACCAGCACAGACAAATAATGCTCCGTTTCTGTGTGTGGAGTATAGTCATG GGTGTTATTTCTGTTGTATTGACCAAAGGCACAAAAGACCAAGGCTTTGTTCCTGTCAACAAGAATTTATG GTCCATTTCATATGTGACAACACTGAGCTGTTTTGCCTTTGTGCTTCTGCTGTTAGTGTACTATCTTGTAGATGTGAAGAAGGTGTGGTCAGGTGCTCCCTTTTTCTATCCAG GTATGAACTCCATTCTCGTCTACGTTGGGCATGAAATATTTGAAAACTACTTTCCTTTTAAGTGGAAGATGCAGGATACACAATCCCATAGTGAACACTTGGCTCAGAACCTAACTGCTACATCTTTATGGGTTATCATAGCATACATACTCTACAGGAAGAGAATATTCTGGAAAATCTAA
- the POMK gene encoding protein O-mannose kinase isoform X1, whose translation MEKKSYDTKTDHMQKLILPVLYLILAVLLVNLLVYQYFSYINPSYGQADVEHDSCQHGYFRLGTVKNCSPWLSCEALKREVRKLKRIGEGAVKRVFLSEWKENKVALSQLTVPELQEDFIHGLQMLRSLQSRHVVKLVGYCEEEFTVLTEYHPFGSLKNLNEILSLPKYKSFNTWHIRFLLAIDYVSILHYLHNSPLGTLVMCDSSDLDKVLSQYLLTSSFHVIVNDLDALPLVDRNAGELIKCGHRELQGDFVAPEQLWPRGTEMAFEDSLMPPYDEMTDIWKIPDVSNFILGDVDGSDLVRFHLFDIHGACKKSPAERPSAQTVLDTYKKVLGSLVRETVMPRTRDML comes from the exons ATGGAGAAAAAATCGTATGATACGAAAACTGATCATATGCAAAAGCTGATCCTTCCCGTCTTGTATCTGATTTTGGCTGTGCTGCTTGTGAACTTGCTGGTCTATCAATATTTCAGCTACATAAATCCTTCCTATGGACAGGCCGATGTTGAACACGACTCCTGTCAGCACGGTTACTTCAGATTAGGAACAGTGAAGAACTGTTCACCATGGTTGTCTTGTGAAGCGCTGAAAAGAGAAGTCCGCAAACTGAAACGCATTGGTGAAGGAGCTGTGAAAAGG GTCTTCCTTTCTGAGTGGAAGGAAAACAAAGTTGCCCTTTCCCAGTTGACTGTGCCGGAACTTCAAGAGGACTTCATTCATGGCTTACAGATGCTGAGATCTCTACAAAGCAGACATGTGGTCAAGCTGGTTGGATATTGTGAGGAGGAGTTCACAGTTCTTACGGAGTACCATCCATTCGGCTCTCTGAAGAATCTGAACGAGATATTGAGCCTTCCAAAGTACAAGAGCTTCAACACATGGCACATCAGGTTCCTGCTTGCCATCGATTACGTGAGCATACTCCATTACTTGCACAACAGTCCCCTGGGCACCCTTGTGATGTGTGACTCCAGCGACTTGGATAAAGTTCTTTCTCAGTACTTGTTGACTAGCAGCTTCCATGTTATTGTGAATGACTTGGATGCTTTGCCTCTTGTAGACAGGAATGCTGGCGAACTGATCAAATGTGGCCACCGGGAACTTCAGGGTGACTTTGTTGCTCCAGAACAGCTCTGGCCTCGTGGAACTGAAATGGCTTTTGAAGACAGCCTCATGCCTCCTTATGATGAAATGACAGATATATGGAAAATCCCCGATGTTTCCAATTTTATCTTGGGGGATGTCGATGGGAGTGATCTTGTAAGGTTCCACCTCTTTGACATCCACGGGGCATGCAAAAAGAGCCCAGCTGAAAGACCTTCTGCTCAGACTGTTTTGGACACATACAAGAAAGTGCTAGGGTCACTTGTGAGAGAAACAGTTATGCCAAGGACAAGGGACatgttataa